CAGGCAGCGTAGGAGACGGTCTGCTCATCGCTGATCGCGGCCGCGTGGATTTTGTGCGCGACGGATCCGTGCTGCAGTTTGCGCTCGCTCCAGTACCCGCCGACTCCATTCCCGCCGACTCGCTGAGCGACAAGGCCGTGTACGATCTCTGGCACTGGAAAGACACAAAAATCCAGCCGCAACAGAAGATTGACGCCGCGCGCGATCGCAATCGCACCTATGTCGCCGCCTACACGCCGGCCTCCGGCAAGTGGGCGCGCCTCAGCAACGACTCGCTCAACTCCGTCACCATCGCGGATAACGGCAAGGTCGCCTTGGCGTTGAACCCGGTGGAATACGCCATCGAGCAAACGTGGGGCGACGGCGGCAGCGACGTCTATCTTCTCGATCCCACCACGGCCGCGCGCACCCTCGTGGCCAAGAACCTGCCGTCGCGTCCGCAACTTTCGCCGGGCGCCAAGTACATCACCTGGTTCGAAGGCAAGAAGTGGTATGCCTATGCCACCGCTGGCGGCAAGAAGGTAGAACTCACCGCCGCCATCAAGAATGTCGCCTTCGACAACGAAGAGTTCGACATGCCCGACAACGTGCCAGCCTACGGTGCCGGCGGTTGGACGAAGGACGACAAATCCGTACTGCTCTATGACCGCTACGACGTGTGGGAAGTCGATCCCACCGGCGTCGCCGCGCCGCGCAACGTGACCGCCGGCGCAGGCCGTCAAAAGAAACTCACCTACCGCGTCGTCAATCTCGACGTCGAAGACCGCTTCCTCGATCCGGCCGAACCGCTCGTATTGAGCGTGCTCGACAGCGTGACCAAGGACGGCGGCTTCGCGCGCGCCAAACTCGGCGCCTCCACCGCTCCCGAAATGATCGTGCGTGGCGCCCGTCGCTACGCGGGGCTACAGAAGGCGCGCAAGGCCGAGCAGTACCTGATGACGCAACAGACGTATCGCGAGTTCCCCGATCTCTGGACCGGCACATCCATCGCGAGCGTCGCCAAAATCTCCAATGCCAATCCGCAGGAAAAAGAATATCCGCGCGGCGACGTGGAACTGGTCAACTGGCTCAACGACGACGGCGTCCGCTTGCAGGGCATGCTCTACAAGCCGGAGAACTTTGATCCGTCCAAGAAGTATCCCCTCATTGTCTATTACTACGAGCGGTTGTCCGACGGCCTCCATAGCTACGTCGCGCCGAGCGGTCGCAATGTGATCAATCCGCTCGTGTACACCTCGCTCGGCTACCTCATCTTTGAGCCGGACATCGTCTACACCGAAGGCCAGCCCGGCAAGAGCGCACTCAAGGCCGTGGTGCCTGGCGTGCATTCGCTCATCGCGCGCGGCTTTGTGGACGAAAAGCACCTCGGCCTGCAGGGGCAGTCGTGGGGCGGCTTCCAGACGTCGTACATCATTACGCAGACCACGATGTTCGCGGCCGCCGTGCCAAACGCCACGGTCGTGAACATGACCAGCGCGTACGATGGCATTCGCTGGGGCCCTGGCGTGCTGCGTCAGTTCCAGTACGAACACACGCAGAGCCGCATTGGGGGATCGCTTTGGCAGTATCCGGAGCGCTACATCGAAAACTCCGCGCTCTTTTATCTCGATCGCGTCACCACGCCGGTCCTCTTCATGGCGAACGACGCGGATGATGCGGTACCGTGGTATCAGGGCATTGAGTTCTACGGCGCCATGCGTCGCTTGAAGAAGGAAGCGTACCTCGTTGTGTATAACGGCGATGTGCACAATCCCACCAAGCGCGCGAATCAAAAGGACATCGACAAAAAGATGATTGAGTTCTTCGGCAACAAACTGCAGGGGAAGGCCGCGCCGGAATGGATGGTGCGCGGCGTGCCGTACCTCGAGAAGGGACGCGATCAGGTGAAGATGACCGGTGCGCCGGCGGGCAGCGGCGGCCGTGATCCGGAGCCGCAGCAGTAGCGCTGGGCAAGTATCGACCGCACGGTAGCCTTTCGTGCGGCGATAGAGAGAAAGACGGAAACCATGAAGGGCCCGAGCGTCGCTCGGGCCCTTCGTGATTCACCCCGATCCTCGACTGAATCGCGCGTCGAGCCACGCGTCGAGCGCAGGCGCCCAGTCCGTGCCCGTCGTCCCGGTGTGAAGAGTTCGAAGTGACGGCTTTATAGTTGACTACATGAGCATACGGTGTTATATATCCAACATCCCCTCTGCGGAGCCCTGTCGTGAACGTGCAAAACTCGTCGTATGGCTTCTCCCGCACCGTGCCACTCGCGTATGACGAAGCCGTGGCCGCCACGCGTGCCGCACTCGCCGTCGAAGGCTTTGGCATTCTCACCGAAGCCGACATTCGCGCCACCTTCCGGGCCAAACTCGGCATCGACTCGCGCCCGTACGTCATCCTCGGCGCCTGCAACCCCGGATTGGCGCGTCAGGCGCTCGATATTGAACCGCAACTGGGGTTGCTCCTGCCATGCAACGTCATCGTTTACGCGGCCGAGGCTGCGGGTGAGAGTGTCGTCGCCATGATGGACCCCGTCGCCGCAATGAGTCTTGCCGGAAATCCCGCGTTGGCCGCATTTGCCGCCGACGTCAAAGAGCGCCTCGAGCGCGCGCTCAGAGTCATCGGCAGCGCCACCGTCGCTGCGTAGCAAGCGCCGTCGAAGGTTGCCGCGGTGCTCGGCGGTCGGCCGAGCACCGCGTTCCATTACCGCCCGCCGTACGCCTTGGGCGGCACCGTCTTGAGATAGGCCCACACGGCCTTCAACTCATCATCGGTCATCTCCGCCGTTGCTTTCCACGGCATCGGAAAGTTGATGGCGCCGCCGTTGGGTCGAACGCCGGTGCGCAGTGCCGTGATGAACTTCTCCTCGGTGTATCCGGCGAGTCCCGTCGGTGTCAGGTTCGCGGCCGGCAGCCACGACGGATCGCCCTGCGGAATCTTGCCGCCCGAGAGCGTCTCACCGTGGCAGCCGACGCAACCACCGACCTTGGCGAGATATGCGCCGTACTCAGCGGTCGCGCCCGCCGCCGGAGCGGCCGTCAGCGGCACCTCTCGCCCCACGACATCCGCGGCAAAGAGCGGAGCCGCCGACGTCGCAATGAGGACACGCGCCACCGGCCCAAAGGTTGGGCGCGCAACGTCGCGGTCCACCGGCGCCAGCGACCGCACATACGCAATCACCGCGCCGAGGTCCTCGGCGCTGAGGCTGCTGTACTCGACCGATGGCATGATGACGAGTTTGTGTCCATCAGCGGCCACACCATGTCGAATCGCGCGCACCATCTGGGCGTCGCTCAGCGTCGCGCCCAATCCGCCCTTGCCGCGCGTGAGATTCATGCCAGAGAATTTTCCCATCGGTGGCGCGTCCACAATCGTGGCGCCTCCGAGGTCATTGCCGTGACAGTCCACGCATTTGGTAATCGCGCGGGCTAAATGCCGGCCACGTTCAATGGA
This region of Gemmatimonadota bacterium genomic DNA includes:
- a CDS encoding prolyl oligopeptidase family serine peptidase gives rise to the protein MMRVLASRLAAAAVTAVLAAVAPLAAQSAKKPITQDTYDLWRSISGATLSADGKWAMYTVSPVVGEGELIIRSTAGATEYRAPRGYTGRPQLQAAADSAAQFSPAGAQFSATSQFAAFIRYASQADVEAARRAPRGRPLPQPRNSLGIVSLADGKVTVVPRVRSYRFARDGGKFIAYLLESDTASGAPGGGGGGRAGGRGGAAGGAAPGGARQEPGAPLILRDLASGQETRIEDVTSYLFDDAEHWLAYSAQSADSTKSGVYVRDLAAGSIITLASGKGNYRSLAIDKKGTQVAFVSDRDDQGTAKPRASLYYASLVIAKGKKELTPTAKIVAAGSVGDGLLIADRGRVDFVRDGSVLQFALAPVPADSIPADSLSDKAVYDLWHWKDTKIQPQQKIDAARDRNRTYVAAYTPASGKWARLSNDSLNSVTIADNGKVALALNPVEYAIEQTWGDGGSDVYLLDPTTAARTLVAKNLPSRPQLSPGAKYITWFEGKKWYAYATAGGKKVELTAAIKNVAFDNEEFDMPDNVPAYGAGGWTKDDKSVLLYDRYDVWEVDPTGVAAPRNVTAGAGRQKKLTYRVVNLDVEDRFLDPAEPLVLSVLDSVTKDGGFARAKLGASTAPEMIVRGARRYAGLQKARKAEQYLMTQQTYREFPDLWTGTSIASVAKISNANPQEKEYPRGDVELVNWLNDDGVRLQGMLYKPENFDPSKKYPLIVYYYERLSDGLHSYVAPSGRNVINPLVYTSLGYLIFEPDIVYTEGQPGKSALKAVVPGVHSLIARGFVDEKHLGLQGQSWGGFQTSYIITQTTMFAAAVPNATVVNMTSAYDGIRWGPGVLRQFQYEHTQSRIGGSLWQYPERYIENSALFYLDRVTTPVLFMANDADDAVPWYQGIEFYGAMRRLKKEAYLVVYNGDVHNPTKRANQKDIDKKMIEFFGNKLQGKAAPEWMVRGVPYLEKGRDQVKMTGAPAGSGGRDPEPQQ
- a CDS encoding DUF302 domain-containing protein yields the protein MQNSSYGFSRTVPLAYDEAVAATRAALAVEGFGILTEADIRATFRAKLGIDSRPYVILGACNPGLARQALDIEPQLGLLLPCNVIVYAAEAAGESVVAMMDPVAAMSLAGNPALAAFAADVKERLERALRVIGSATVAA
- a CDS encoding cytochrome c, whose amino-acid sequence is MSKLLRRLALVVGALVVIVAMGVYVMSERAIRASVTVADDSVVIPTDSASIERGRHLARAITKCVDCHGNDLGGATIVDAPPMGKFSGMNLTRGKGGLGATLSDAQMVRAIRHGVAADGHKLVIMPSVEYSSLSAEDLGAVIAYVRSLAPVDRDVARPTFGPVARVLIATSAAPLFAADVVGREVPLTAAPAAGATAEYGAYLAKVGGCVGCHGETLSGGKIPQGDPSWLPAANLTPTGLAGYTEEKFITALRTGVRPNGGAINFPMPWKATAEMTDDELKAVWAYLKTVPPKAYGGR